A region of the Osmia lignaria lignaria isolate PbOS001 chromosome 5, iyOsmLign1, whole genome shotgun sequence genome:
TTGACGGAGGTGATCAAcgaggaagaaaaattgaactCTGGTCGGATTTTATTGACCTCAGAAACCCACGATACCTCATCGGTTCTCAAATCTCTGAGCAGCGACGATGTAAGGGGTTCACAGAGAAAGGAGAAAGCTAGAACAGAAATAAAAACCGTAAGAATTCGTCCGTGCACCGATACAACTTGCGACGAAATCATCAGAAGAAGCAAATCTATGGAGAAACCTACCCGCGGGAAGCGTCGTGGCTCGATAGCGAACAAAAATGATGAAAACCGAGCAAATGTACGAATTAGATACGTTACTTGTCCACAATTTCGAAAGAAAGACAGCATTTTAAGAGAGAAGGAGGATAATATGCTTTCAAGCCACGTGCCTACCAGAGATTTTGAGCCCACTGTATATGGTAAAGCATAATATTAGAAATACATGAATAGATATGATGAGAGGAATATAATTTAACAATTCTTACTACAGAGTATCCAGTAGTTGGTCCCAAAGATACCACACCCTCTTCCTCCACAAGAGAGAGTGATAAAAACTATGAACCAACATTTTTACAATGTCCAGCTTGTGGTTGGGAAACCGAAAATTATAATCAGATTGGAAGAAATTCAGAGAAGCCTATGGACGAGCAGAAGAGTTTTATTCCTTGTTCCAGTTACAGTAGGGATCCTTCTGGTAAAACTTACACACTGTGTATTGGATGCGATCGGGTCACACGAGATGGTTAGTCtgaaaagaatgaaatagaTTATTAGTTCATATTGAGCTCCATTGAAATTCCTTTTATATAGATGCACCGTACGAATCCGATTATGCGAAAAAGAATACATATAATTCTGGGGATTTTGAGAGCCTTCAAGACTTATCAAATCAAGTACCTCGTCCTAGTGTAACCAGTAAAATTGTTGAAACAATGTCAGTCAGATCACCTGTTGAAAAAGCGAAAAAAGTAATGGATATAGGGGTCCAGTGTGAAGGAGAGTTAAAAGAGTTTGCAAAGAATAGTATATCTACGAGTATACCGGTCCAAACACAAGTCTTCAAACTGGATCTTCTTTCAGCAAATAAATTCCAAGGTGATGTTGTAGAAGCTTGTTTGAAAATCATGTTATCAAGGTCGAGAGGAAACTTGGCGGAAAATGCAAGACCTATTTCTCAAGGTACTCGAGAAGTCCAATGTATTCGAGCAGAATCGAAGGAAACGCAGTTTTCTCCTAAAGACATTCCTGAAACTAAAACAAACGAAACAGGAGTTAACACTGTAAATTACAGTGAAGTAGGGATACAAAATACAGTCTGTGTATCGGATGGAACTACACGTTGCGTTTCGCTTCAGACTgatgagaaagagaaagaaaaacttaAAGATTATACCAGAGGTATTCGCAGGACAGAATCGAAGGAAGTATCTGTGAACATGATAGATAAAGCATCGAAGGGGATTCAAAGCACGGTTTGCGTGTCCAGTGCAAATTTGTGTCGCAGTACATCTTCTGATAGGGCAGAAATTGGAACCTCCACTTCTGTGCAACAAGTTCGTAGCGTCGCTTGTGTAGCCACAGAAAGATATCGATTAGATGATGCTCCATGCATTTCCGATTGGAGGAAGATACCTGTAACTCGAGCAAAGTCTCATGGATCCATAAATCACTGTGTAAGACATATTGATTTCAGACAACCTGTAGAAAGAGAAAGTAAGCATTTAGAACAGTgctctaataataaaattgtactaATATGTAAAATGTTTCCAACAACAGCACAAGAATACATGGACCCCTGCAGAACAGATACATGTTCAGGCAATATAATGAATCCTACTACAGTGTTCATGTTACAAAAACTTTTGCATAATATATTATCTTCTAAACAAGGTGCGCCTAGCACGaaatcatcgtcgtcgtcggatTTGCAAACGGATTGTAAGTTCATACAAGCATTTAATTTCCATGTTTTAACGAGCATTAATTTTAGCTGAGAACACCTGTCGCTTGAAAGGGAGATGTACGATTGACGTAACAGAAATGATGAACAAAATCAAAGAATATGCAATCAGGGCATTAGGGTCAGATGCTGAGGGTGAAGTAAAAGAATTTCATCAGAAGATTGATGCGAGTACATTGATGATTGATGAAAATGAGAAGCCAGCATTTCAATCCACTGCTACTGAACAAGACACGCCAcagatttttgaaaataatatagaattagAGAACGAGAAATCACCAACTGTCGATAAGGAAGTCTCCGCCTTTTCGGAGAGTAAAGATGTTTATACAAACGGGTCATTATTGCAGTTCGTTAGGCGCGATGTAGAAGTTCAAGGCAGCCCGCAATTAGAAGATACCGTGTGTCCGGATAAATGCGAGCAAACTATACAGAATAAGATAACTGTGGGTACCCAGAAAAGGGATCCCATACTGGTTCGtgtaataaaatgtaatgaaaatcaAGGCGTCGTGAGATCAGATAAAGAGACATTGACTGCGAAAATGGACATGGACGTAACACAGAAATCTATTGATAAACGTGTTGGAAGCTGTGGTAGATCAACTTGTATACCGTATAGCATAAATAGAAAATCAAATGAAGCCAATCTAGAACATGCTTTCCGTAAAAAGCGCGAGAATTTAATTGATAATGCTTATCGCAAACgatcaataatttataataatttcacctgtgataaaaattgtaaagaTAAAGCAAACAGCGATTGGGCAGATGTAACGAACATAGGTGTATGTTTCAATAACCCGCATTCTAAAATTCCCTTGGGTGTAAAATTACGCAAGTAGCACAATACCATTGAAGAAATGGTAAATCATGTTGTGGAAGAGAAAACTTCGTTTTATTACATGAAAATGTATAACGTTCTTTCAATTGGAATATTATATGAAAATCacattatttaatttctcaTAGTAAATTATGTTTATATCGTTGAGTCAAAGGCAAATGTTTGATACATATATATGCGGTAAATACCAACCGACGgaatttaattgtaataaaatagtATAAAAGAGGTTTGACTTTCCCTCGTTgattatttttacatattatataatatcaTACGTTGAAGATTATGtttgatatattttattatcagaGTCTTATCACTTGAATATGCGtaagcattattttaaattcGTTAACCTGAGTATACCTCTTTGATGTGTTTCATGTAAATACCGTACAATAAACTAACAATTTCAAGTTGTCCTTAATTATGCATTTACATTGCAAGAAAAATTGCATTTCATGCTACAAAATATTACGTCAACAACGGTTTAAATTCGATCGCTAAAACACTCGTGAAATATATAGATTATTAATAAATCAACAAGGgacatatttttaattactcacTTAATCATTCGTGTATCTTCTCGTTTCTAAATAcaattcttttaataaaaaataaccaATTATTAGTTACGTGTCATCTTTAACAAACACAACGTTATTCTTATAAAATCGTCGGATTGATCGTGGAGAGTGTTTTATATAAGTTACAAACTCTATTACATCGGCATGTTGTTAACCGAGATAATACTGTTGGCTTCTTAATGAGTAAAGTGTCGTACTCTCCAATACGTATCACTGGtcgttattaaaatatatatataggtaTAACAATAAGTTATTGCACTTCTGATATTTAATGATTTGTCGATGGTCACACTTCAACATGCGAGTATCGTCTGACTAGATTAAATCGATTCTGCtcactgattttttttttttagcacgTCATCGCTAATATTTAAAGTCGGTTTTGTTGGGTTTTAAGTAGTTACCTGTTGAAAAgcaaacaaaagaagaaaatgaaagaataacaATTACGAATATTGTATCCGTCCTATACGATAGATATGATGTACGTTAAAATTACGTAATAGTAAAATTGCGTATAACATTATCTAACATTACACGCATAAAGTTTACAAACATTTAGTCCTTTTTCTTGGCATCTGCTTTCTCGTCTTTAGCTTGGCCTCGGCCCAGCAATTTGGCTAACGAATCCCAAATACCTCCGAGGAACAACGCGCAAAACAGATTTTCAAAAGGTACAAATGGATCGTGAATTCCAAGTAAGATGGAAGAGagctaaaataatattaaatattagttATAAGAAATATGAGGATGAATGAAGATGTTAATTACCTTGAAATACACGAAGAAGATAACGATACCGAAGTAAACCAATGCATGTGGTGCCGAAATAAGATCAGTCTTTTTGTCTAGGACGAAGATAATAGAGGCAACCATTGACGCTTTCGTAGGGCTAAACGATTAAAATTTCACTTATTTTGTTTAATGAATCGAAATCATTTATATAGAATTAGAAAACGAGAAATGTACATACAAGCTAGGTTGCATAAATTCCATAGCAGTTGGGGTCCATATTCCTCGTATAAGACgttcaaataattttgtaaaacctGCACCATTTCCTGTAATTATACATAAGCAAATTAGTTTCattagtttctttttctttcattgttcAGACAACTTACCTTTGAGTGTTCCAATTAGGATCATAATAAGATAAGCATTTGGATAAAGCTTTCCTGCATGAGTTACTCCATCGTATACCTTCTTACACCTATATATGTGATTtaagtacaaaataataaagagaGATGAAAGGAACAATGCTTACTCACCTATATATTTCCTTCATAGTTGCGCATACAATTTTTACTGGTAGAAATTTGGCTACTTTATATCCAATATCAAATGGTGTATAAAATATCACATAcctatataattaaaaaattcattttacaaatGCTATCATCTTTGTTACAGAAAAAAACAAATGTACTGACCAAACAACAGTTGCAACAGCCACTTGTGGTGTGTTTTTCAAAGGTGCAAGAATTGGTTCTCCTAAAAGACCGTTGCATAGCATACCACTTGCAAATACTACCAACATTGTTGAAAGCCAACATGATAGAGGATGTTTCCGAGAGAATGCTTGGGCacctattaaataaaatttaagccATCAAGTTACAAAAGAGTGCtattgtttaaatattgtacaattacatgtaaaagatattaataaagaaacaaataatTATCCATTTAATACCCCATGAAATATCAAAGGGGTGTATTGTTTCAAGTAGGTCACCTAGAATCCTTATAAGTACACTATGTTACATGCATACGTGCAAACGTAATGCCAGGTTGCTATAAACAGTCAAATAATGTATTCCTAGTCTTTCTGAACAATTTTATATAGGAATGTAATATatcatatatttattatattttatatagtattcctattattaaaaaaatgtaatgtaCCATAACAGAAACATCAAGTTTTTTCAGATAGAAACAGTTGTTTAAAGGATTGAACCTTCATGGCCCATTGCATAAGAAAGTCAGTGAAAAAAGTCTCATGGCTAGATCTGGAAACATTCTTCCACAATGcatttttatattgtaaatatctattttctgaagcatttatttacaaaaagaGACTCTTATATACttataaataacataaaaaaatttatcaagTTGAAATACAGAATTTAAAAAAACTCTGGCGTACCTACAAGCATGTATACTGAAATAGATTAGCTGGGTTGTTTCAGTGGATGCCACAAAATAGGATTATTATAATTGTGCCAGATATGATATCTTGTGATGATTGcaaatcattttataatattatcaatacgatcaatattataaaagaaaaagatctattattatttttacataatttctaTAATGCGCTCGGTAattcatacatacatataattataCGTATGTTTATAGAagtgaagtaaaattaaaatggatttcataatattaaaatagaaaaagtagACGATAGTCTCGAACTGCTACATTATTtatctaatgaaattaaaaataatgattaatatattttaacaaaagaaaaagcGCACGCGAAGTACTTTTTAATTCGAATTCGTTCAAGCGGATGATAGTAGATAGTTTGATAATACAACTGAAAAGATAATAAACGAAGGAAATGGTGTGGTAAAAGGAATAAAAAGTGAATAAAACTGAGAGTGACATAGAATCTTAGAAATGGTATAAGCTGGCACTGGGCAGATTAAATTTAGAATCGGTCGGGTGGGCTTGAGCTTACCGGGTCCTAAATCTTCTCTGACGTGTAACGCGCAGAGCACGCTGTGCGCGATATCGAAGTATGGgaacattttcaatttaatgaCCTGATTGGCCATGTCCAGGAATGCTTCGGGATCCATTTTGATTGATTTTCACACGTCCCACGAGATAGAATGATATTTAATCACGAGAAGCGTATGACTTTCAGCGTTCctcgatttaaaagaaaatcacaagCGCCCGCGAACGACGCCAGCTATGCGCCGTCTGCTAGACTTGGTCGTCTGCTAGTTATGGAACCTGGTCCCTACCAGTAGAAACTTTATTGTTGCACGAACAAATTTTCGAGTATCTTTAAAACTCTTCACTACAGATGGCAGTAAACGATTGTTGTATATCTGTTTTTTTGTTATCGCATTTTGTAAAAAGTTCAAAATCAGTTTAAACGTAACAGATACCTTTACCTAAAAATAAATCTTGATTACCTAGAcgctttatttcttctttaccCCCTTTGCTAATGGTTTTATGTTTCTTGAAATGAATCGTCGATATCTTATTGACAAGCAAATCTCCGTCAACAGTAATTGTGATATTTGATTTCAAAGTGATTTGATCTTTCTCGTGTTGTAATCTTTCTTATACACGGGTTGTCACTAACGATAGCAAAAGTTGCACTCACAACCGATCATTCATGAAATTGGAACATGCTCCTGTTTCAATTGCACCTttgattactttttttttttagcttgCATCTTATTGCAATAGATATTCTATTTCCGCTAACTTCTCTGTAAAGCTATATTCAAGTACATAAGCCCGATACATATATTAGCAAGTATCGGGTAAATGGGCACCTGCATAAgcttttattcaaaaaatgtGATACGAAATCTAATCGCAGTGGCACATGAATTCATGTACCTACCTCTAATTTATTTGAATGTTTACTAGCACAGATTGACCTAATTGATAATAATGGTCCACTATATTAATGTGGAATTATGTAAAGTAAAGTCTAAAATTACCGACAAATAAGTGCGacgattaaagaaaaaaatacaacgGAAGGTAGGCATTGCTCTAATTTGAATATTGcattcataaattaattttctatataagTTCAGTATTACCTTGACTTACTGTTATCTAAACTTCTTTTacgaatattattatcaccttTGCCTAATGGCATGATAAGAACAGATTAGTAGCTTAACATCTTATTTTTGTATTTCGTTTATATAAAAAGTCCAGTTTATatcagaaatttcattttcatta
Encoded here:
- the LOC117604710 gene encoding uncharacterized protein LOC117604710 isoform X1 yields the protein MSSKWNERLVTNFLKVYKQHPCLWNPYHKEYHNCREKNEALRKIIDTLGAPGFTVNDYLQQIRIIREKYKQEQARTIKFMQSQRQYTSPFPWYNIVAEMLTEVINEEEKLNSGRILLTSETHDTSSVLKSLSSDDVRGSQRKEKARTEIKTVRIRPCTDTTCDEIIRRSKSMEKPTRGKRRGSIANKNDENRANVRIRYVTCPQFRKKDSILREKEDNMLSSHVPTRDFEPTVYEYPVVGPKDTTPSSSTRESDKNYEPTFLQCPACGWETENYNQIGRNSEKPMDEQKSFIPCSSYSRDPSGKTYTLCIGCDRVTRDDAPYESDYAKKNTYNSGDFESLQDLSNQVPRPSVTSKIVETMSVRSPVEKAKKVMDIGVQCEGELKEFAKNSISTSIPVQTQVFKLDLLSANKFQGDVVEACLKIMLSRSRGNLAENARPISQGTREVQCIRAESKETQFSPKDIPETKTNETGVNTVNYSEVGIQNTVCVSDGTTRCVSLQTDEKEKEKLKDYTRGIRRTESKEVSVNMIDKASKGIQSTVCVSSANLCRSTSSDRAEIGTSTSVQQVRSVACVATERYRLDDAPCISDWRKIPVTRAKSHGSINHCVRHIDFRQPVERESKHLEQCSNNKIVLICKMFPTTAQEYMDPCRTDTCSGNIMNPTTVFMLQKLLHNILSSKQGAPSTKSSSSSDLQTDSENTCRLKGRCTIDVTEMMNKIKEYAIRALGSDAEGEVKEFHQKIDASTLMIDENEKPAFQSTATEQDTPQIFENNIELENEKSPTVDKEVSAFSESKDVYTNGSLLQFVRRDVEVQGSPQLEDTVCPDKCEQTIQNKITVGTQKRDPILVRVIKCNENQGVVRSDKETLTAKMDMDVTQKSIDKRVGSCGRSTCIPYSINRKSNEANLEHAFRKKRENLIDNAYRKRSIIYNNFTCDKNCKDKANSDWADVTNIGVCFNNPHSKIPLGVKLRK
- the LOC117604710 gene encoding uncharacterized protein LOC117604710 isoform X2; protein product: MSSKWNERLVTNFLKVYKQHPCLWNPYHKEYHNCREKNEALRKIIDTLGAPGFTVNDYLQQIRIIREKYKQEQARTIKFMQSQRQYTSPFPWYNIVAEMLTEVINEEEKLNSGRILLTSETHDTSSVLKSLSSDDVRGSQRKEKARTEIKTVRIRPCTDTTCDEIIRRSKSMEKPTRGKRRGSIANKNDENRANVRIRYVTCPQFRKKDSILREKEDNMLSSHVPTRDFEPTVYEYPVVGPKDTTPSSSTRESDKNYEPTFLQCPACGWETENYNQIGRNSEKPMDEQKSFIPCSSYSRDPSGKTYTLCIGCDRVTRDDAPYESDYAKKNTYNSGDFESLQDLSNQVPRPSVTSKIVETMSVRSPVEKAKKVMDIGVQCEGELKEFAKNSISTSIPVQTQVFKLDLLSANKFQGDVVEACLKIMLSRSRGNLAENARPISQGTREVQCIRAESKETQFSPKDIPETKTNETGVNTVNYSEVGIQNTVCVSDGTTRCVSLQTDEKEKEKLKDYTRGIRRTESKEVSVNMIDKASKGIQSTVCVSSANLCRSTSSDRAEIGTSTSVQQVRSVACVATERYRLDDAPCISDWRKIPVTRAKSHGSINHCVRHIDFRQPVERETQEYMDPCRTDTCSGNIMNPTTVFMLQKLLHNILSSKQGAPSTKSSSSSDLQTDSENTCRLKGRCTIDVTEMMNKIKEYAIRALGSDAEGEVKEFHQKIDASTLMIDENEKPAFQSTATEQDTPQIFENNIELENEKSPTVDKEVSAFSESKDVYTNGSLLQFVRRDVEVQGSPQLEDTVCPDKCEQTIQNKITVGTQKRDPILVRVIKCNENQGVVRSDKETLTAKMDMDVTQKSIDKRVGSCGRSTCIPYSINRKSNEANLEHAFRKKRENLIDNAYRKRSIIYNNFTCDKNCKDKANSDWADVTNIGVCFNNPHSKIPLGVKLRK
- the LOC117604710 gene encoding uncharacterized protein LOC117604710 isoform X3 — its product is MQSQRQYTSPFPWYNIVAEMLTEVINEEEKLNSGRILLTSETHDTSSVLKSLSSDDVRGSQRKEKARTEIKTVRIRPCTDTTCDEIIRRSKSMEKPTRGKRRGSIANKNDENRANVRIRYVTCPQFRKKDSILREKEDNMLSSHVPTRDFEPTVYEYPVVGPKDTTPSSSTRESDKNYEPTFLQCPACGWETENYNQIGRNSEKPMDEQKSFIPCSSYSRDPSGKTYTLCIGCDRVTRDDAPYESDYAKKNTYNSGDFESLQDLSNQVPRPSVTSKIVETMSVRSPVEKAKKVMDIGVQCEGELKEFAKNSISTSIPVQTQVFKLDLLSANKFQGDVVEACLKIMLSRSRGNLAENARPISQGTREVQCIRAESKETQFSPKDIPETKTNETGVNTVNYSEVGIQNTVCVSDGTTRCVSLQTDEKEKEKLKDYTRGIRRTESKEVSVNMIDKASKGIQSTVCVSSANLCRSTSSDRAEIGTSTSVQQVRSVACVATERYRLDDAPCISDWRKIPVTRAKSHGSINHCVRHIDFRQPVERESKHLEQCSNNKIVLICKMFPTTAQEYMDPCRTDTCSGNIMNPTTVFMLQKLLHNILSSKQGAPSTKSSSSSDLQTDSENTCRLKGRCTIDVTEMMNKIKEYAIRALGSDAEGEVKEFHQKIDASTLMIDENEKPAFQSTATEQDTPQIFENNIELENEKSPTVDKEVSAFSESKDVYTNGSLLQFVRRDVEVQGSPQLEDTVCPDKCEQTIQNKITVGTQKRDPILVRVIKCNENQGVVRSDKETLTAKMDMDVTQKSIDKRVGSCGRSTCIPYSINRKSNEANLEHAFRKKRENLIDNAYRKRSIIYNNFTCDKNCKDKANSDWADVTNIGVCFNNPHSKIPLGVKLRK
- the LOC117604721 gene encoding trimeric intracellular cation channel type 1B.1 isoform X1: MDPEAFLDMANQVIKLKMFPYFDIAHSVLCALHVREDLGPGAQAFSRKHPLSCWLSTMLVVFASGMLCNGLLGEPILAPLKNTPQVAVATVVWYVIFYTPFDIGYKVAKFLPVKIVCATMKEIYRCKKVYDGVTHAGKLYPNAYLIMILIGTLKGNGAGFTKLFERLIRGIWTPTAMEFMQPSFPTKASMVASIIFVLDKKTDLISAPHALVYFGIVIFFVYFKLSSILLGIHDPFVPFENLFCALFLGGIWDSLAKLLGRGQAKDEKADAKKKD
- the LOC117604721 gene encoding trimeric intracellular cation channel type 1B.1 isoform X2 codes for the protein MLVGAQAFSRKHPLSCWLSTMLVVFASGMLCNGLLGEPILAPLKNTPQVAVATVVWYVIFYTPFDIGYKVAKFLPVKIVCATMKEIYRCKKVYDGVTHAGKLYPNAYLIMILIGTLKGNGAGFTKLFERLIRGIWTPTAMEFMQPSFPTKASMVASIIFVLDKKTDLISAPHALVYFGIVIFFVYFKLSSILLGIHDPFVPFENLFCALFLGGIWDSLAKLLGRGQAKDEKADAKKKD